A window of the Thalassospira indica genome harbors these coding sequences:
- a CDS encoding hemagglutinin repeat-containing protein: protein MQYISKLLPGLQKSSALIAAVLYTLSPVVAGAQQAANTDRSAVDQSRNGLTIYNINTPNAKGLSNNIHNSFDIPTRGAIDNNSATITYSQLEKGYIEGNPNLRSGQEASTILHQIIGGSRSQMNGLLEVAGKKAQLVIVNENGITCNGCGFINTSRATLSTGAANINASGELAGFDVTRGDILINGTGLDAVSGNQASDQIDLIARTVAIRDAAKLRAKQLNVITGSNTVDYASLSHNQTASSGAVPEVALDVAALGGMYADYISLIATDDGVGVNMNGEVASAGNLTLDANGKISFGAASKASSGAKTTITTTEDFEGAGSVKSAGDLSVTAKNITNNGVLNSGASVSLEAQEQIKSGKTAMIRSEDDTSLKAGTGIENNGVVAAYGNLDVDAPDIRNDGGILWANDNVTIGSSEAANGRADYVLNRNGRIEAFGGDLEIKAENIVNQGTAPTANIKDNIYQFYETPGPVNPNGDIKNRLVSATFLAEDGTVRPEYTESYVALWEQLFSDDLSNATELDPEILVLLQASAVGGGGNTLGSSWVTYFGRLTGKASEAGVPSLVEMMRGLMADTARVEEVVAEPEPAEPGGAGGAPGAPSDPEPVAEGPEPGSIKAEYLPQYLALWESLSSGQAISADTLAALNPSYVKDGAVLPEISNLWNSIRAGSGAGYTILVTITQDTLNDDGVLAELKAGKNILLEAKNINNVYGAIQAAGDLDITAENLTNTSFGASQSRHEVHKRGCFTCHEGVLDFADTFGGVIQAHGNLNISVTDSLKNMTIGSRSASQLLADIGVHLQSTSNRLNAEVPKPSKSTVAPTPETSTPGAETSTLVNLIAELEEVLEEAHENFETPESGELDAFMSSPYLFSRLDFEPLIEQNELRAFEVLSSNDPTVRQAWATQQIRTAQLLGGDGAGQTRSDVISEQLELALALPTSSDNGAKPLSAVTAFLDKRNGALISADKVDIAAGEVKQIGGGQIVSDSETTITADRIDLERGDLKSDGDISLSGDQEVRLAAVDIEAANDVTLKSDSGDVLVETIEETTNFTRELYSDVRVRNPNCSSNDGDCEQYTTKRVKTGSGSGTSVTHQGGTLNIGGNLTVEAANDVSVVGTDANVDGDVKLAAGGDLLVGSARNVYDYSQTSGKSSSKAHSEELLTSAINAGGNIAMTGTNVGIEASTVSADGKLDVMAYNDLSITAGMENSSYSYKSSSGGGGFFGKKKSESLTENHLTYQESVLSSGDDMSLNAMGNIGIAGSEIESGGDIDITAFGGLTITSLQEQHHREHKVEKTGRFGGMFGGSSSRTEIRDLTEIKGTEITSLTDLTTQSGSDTTIRASRVSAGGDLNISVGKGPFADPDAKLWLLTDKERDYLSVSEYEGGTLKWTVTEYGHEKEVVRHAILESGGDFIIESPGGVVVEYRSTGDFATDIAQLAEAPGLEYLADLQGMDNVDWEGVEEIYETWYDQSSGLGGGAMALIAIATAVLTAGITAGLAAGISGTTQLAAGAAVEAGMASISIAGATYVGTATQITSMIMVNAALASVAATAATSIANGAVSGDMRGAFQSIFSSNTLRSIVISALTAGATHSINLDTIGFDELGQTPEFVSSLLEKSLDGALRSGISSVIGGTDFSDAIVANLRFAATDTLLSSTQTVIGDLTDGLGASDLPVANMVAHALAGGLAAQVLGNDFATGAVSALASASVANAGWFDGLEAHQISAISQLVGGVAALIAGGDGSEVGLGAHVAQSAAINNYLTHANVNDMMSELRSCQASEGGCSDAEEREIAYKWLNVAVGNDKTLAATCSDLACVQAMLGQKVDLFSNKAAELQSLSPTVFSILHSGYSFEVLQPALDQIDANIRFREDYENYVDVKCGGVASAACAQSHYEAWENVNEKLEVVDKAKLVLSVVVGGGMAAGPKMLQVLKNCATNVACLNELGITLVEAGAEVAAGGPLAGSGGIAFAAGSAIVLKKGDEVLGVIDETLGHLTHLNASSELFRASDGSLLRFTDDGEWRVLWTEQASKKTGLTEDFVDQMVSTPKGERPDPSTYMSQADIDAHLARFDDGAVRFASAEDVSTYRTAGPPSGGFVIPKSEFDNLVQEAGGDLSLVEVRLGLDTGSLTSGNTVALAIEPQNLNNLRIPSGNEGGANSKWVPGGFTSDGVPEAVMDFIGVPFTPIQF, encoded by the coding sequence ATGCAGTACATCAGCAAACTTTTGCCGGGTCTTCAGAAAAGTTCAGCTTTGATTGCAGCCGTGCTTTACACGTTATCCCCTGTTGTTGCGGGCGCGCAACAGGCGGCAAACACGGATCGGTCCGCTGTTGACCAATCCCGCAACGGCTTGACGATCTATAATATCAATACACCCAACGCCAAGGGACTGTCGAACAACATCCATAACAGTTTCGACATCCCCACACGGGGCGCAATTGATAACAACTCGGCGACGATAACCTATTCCCAGCTTGAAAAAGGCTACATCGAAGGCAACCCTAACCTGAGAAGTGGACAGGAAGCGTCAACGATCCTTCATCAGATCATTGGCGGGTCGCGATCCCAGATGAATGGCCTTCTGGAGGTGGCAGGCAAAAAGGCGCAGCTTGTCATCGTCAACGAGAATGGCATCACGTGCAATGGCTGCGGCTTTATCAATACCAGCAGAGCGACCCTTTCGACAGGGGCTGCAAATATCAACGCGTCAGGGGAACTTGCCGGTTTTGATGTAACGCGCGGCGATATCCTGATCAATGGCACAGGGCTTGATGCCGTTAGTGGCAATCAAGCAAGCGATCAGATCGACCTGATTGCACGAACTGTTGCCATTCGCGATGCCGCCAAGCTCAGGGCAAAGCAGCTTAACGTCATCACCGGCAGTAACACAGTCGATTATGCATCGCTGAGCCATAACCAGACGGCCAGTAGCGGTGCGGTTCCGGAAGTTGCCCTGGATGTCGCTGCCCTTGGCGGTATGTATGCCGATTACATCAGCCTCATCGCGACCGATGACGGGGTTGGGGTGAATATGAATGGTGAGGTGGCATCGGCAGGCAACCTTACCCTTGATGCGAATGGCAAGATCAGTTTCGGTGCTGCGTCGAAAGCTTCATCGGGTGCCAAGACCACGATTACGACGACAGAGGATTTCGAGGGGGCTGGCAGTGTAAAGTCTGCGGGCGATCTGAGTGTAACCGCCAAGAATATCACGAATAACGGCGTGCTGAATTCGGGGGCAAGCGTCAGCCTTGAAGCGCAAGAGCAGATAAAGTCCGGCAAAACGGCCATGATCCGCTCGGAAGATGACACGAGCCTGAAGGCCGGAACCGGCATTGAAAACAACGGCGTTGTAGCGGCCTATGGCAATCTTGATGTTGACGCGCCCGATATCCGCAATGATGGCGGCATTTTGTGGGCCAATGACAATGTCACGATCGGCTCGTCCGAGGCAGCTAACGGACGTGCCGATTATGTCCTGAACCGCAATGGTCGTATTGAAGCGTTTGGGGGCGACCTTGAAATCAAGGCCGAAAACATCGTTAACCAGGGCACTGCACCGACGGCCAATATCAAGGACAACATCTATCAGTTCTATGAAACCCCAGGCCCGGTTAACCCGAATGGCGATATCAAAAACCGCTTGGTCTCTGCAACGTTTCTTGCTGAAGACGGCACGGTGCGACCGGAATATACCGAAAGCTATGTCGCGCTTTGGGAGCAGCTGTTTTCTGACGACCTGAGCAATGCAACAGAACTGGACCCTGAGATTCTGGTTCTTTTGCAGGCATCGGCCGTTGGCGGCGGCGGCAACACACTTGGTTCTTCGTGGGTCACTTATTTTGGACGTCTGACAGGTAAGGCGTCTGAGGCTGGCGTGCCATCTCTTGTCGAGATGATGCGTGGCCTGATGGCCGATACCGCACGTGTTGAAGAAGTCGTAGCCGAGCCTGAACCCGCAGAACCGGGTGGGGCAGGCGGCGCACCAGGTGCACCAAGCGATCCGGAACCAGTTGCCGAAGGCCCAGAGCCCGGCTCTATCAAGGCGGAGTATCTTCCACAATATCTCGCCCTTTGGGAAAGCCTGTCGTCTGGTCAGGCCATAAGTGCCGATACGCTTGCAGCCCTTAATCCATCTTATGTCAAGGATGGGGCCGTCCTGCCGGAAATCAGCAATCTGTGGAATTCTATTCGGGCGGGTTCGGGCGCTGGGTACACGATCCTGGTGACGATCACCCAGGATACACTGAATGACGATGGCGTTCTGGCGGAACTTAAGGCAGGCAAGAACATCCTGCTTGAAGCCAAAAATATCAACAATGTCTATGGTGCTATTCAGGCGGCGGGCGATCTGGACATCACGGCAGAAAACCTGACCAATACCTCGTTTGGGGCCAGTCAGTCCCGCCATGAAGTGCATAAACGCGGCTGTTTCACCTGCCACGAAGGTGTGCTTGATTTCGCCGATACATTTGGCGGTGTGATTCAGGCACATGGAAATCTGAACATTTCGGTGACCGATTCACTCAAGAACATGACGATCGGCAGCCGAAGTGCGTCTCAGTTGCTGGCCGATATCGGCGTGCATCTTCAAAGCACCAGCAACCGTCTGAACGCAGAAGTTCCAAAACCGTCCAAAAGCACTGTCGCACCGACACCGGAAACATCAACGCCAGGTGCGGAAACATCGACCCTGGTTAACCTGATCGCCGAACTCGAAGAGGTTCTTGAAGAGGCACACGAGAATTTCGAAACCCCGGAATCCGGGGAACTCGATGCCTTCATGTCATCGCCGTATCTGTTCAGCCGACTTGATTTTGAGCCGTTGATCGAACAGAATGAACTGCGCGCCTTTGAAGTCCTGTCTTCCAATGACCCCACCGTTCGTCAGGCCTGGGCGACCCAGCAAATTCGTACGGCCCAACTGCTTGGCGGGGATGGTGCCGGTCAGACACGTAGTGACGTGATCAGCGAGCAACTCGAACTCGCACTGGCGCTGCCGACCTCAAGCGATAATGGGGCCAAACCGCTTTCTGCAGTGACAGCCTTCTTAGATAAACGCAACGGCGCGCTGATTTCTGCGGACAAGGTGGATATTGCCGCCGGTGAGGTCAAACAAATTGGTGGTGGGCAGATTGTCAGTGACAGCGAAACGACAATCACTGCGGATCGGATTGATCTTGAACGCGGCGATCTGAAATCAGATGGCGATATCAGCCTTTCGGGGGATCAGGAAGTCCGCCTAGCTGCGGTGGATATTGAGGCCGCAAACGATGTCACGCTTAAAAGTGACAGTGGCGATGTTTTGGTTGAAACCATTGAGGAAACAACCAACTTCACACGGGAATTGTACTCCGATGTCCGTGTTCGCAATCCAAATTGCTCGTCAAATGATGGCGATTGCGAACAATACACGACCAAACGCGTCAAAACCGGCAGTGGCAGTGGAACATCTGTTACCCATCAGGGCGGCACGCTTAATATTGGCGGTAACCTGACGGTTGAGGCCGCCAATGACGTGTCGGTGGTCGGGACTGATGCAAATGTTGATGGCGATGTGAAGCTTGCAGCGGGCGGTGATCTTTTGGTCGGCTCTGCGCGCAATGTTTATGATTATTCGCAAACCAGTGGCAAGTCATCATCCAAGGCGCACTCCGAAGAGCTCCTGACGTCGGCGATCAATGCCGGTGGCAATATTGCCATGACCGGCACCAATGTCGGGATCGAGGCATCTACCGTTTCTGCCGATGGCAAGCTTGATGTCATGGCCTATAACGACCTGTCGATTACGGCAGGTATGGAAAATTCAAGCTATTCCTATAAATCCAGCTCTGGTGGCGGCGGTTTCTTTGGCAAGAAAAAGTCCGAAAGCCTGACGGAAAATCACCTGACCTATCAGGAAAGTGTGCTGTCGAGCGGCGATGACATGTCGCTTAATGCCATGGGCAATATTGGCATTGCAGGCTCCGAAATCGAAAGCGGCGGCGATATTGATATTACCGCCTTTGGCGGGCTGACGATTACCTCGCTTCAGGAACAGCATCATCGCGAACATAAGGTCGAGAAAACAGGCCGCTTCGGCGGGATGTTCGGTGGATCCAGCTCGCGCACGGAAATCCGGGATCTCACCGAGATCAAGGGGACGGAAATCACCTCGCTGACCGATCTGACCACGCAGTCGGGATCGGATACCACCATTCGTGCCAGCCGGGTTTCGGCCGGGGGCGATTTGAACATCAGCGTCGGCAAAGGTCCGTTTGCCGATCCGGATGCCAAATTGTGGCTTCTGACCGACAAGGAACGCGATTACCTGTCGGTTTCGGAATATGAGGGCGGCACCCTTAAATGGACGGTGACGGAATATGGCCACGAGAAGGAAGTGGTCCGTCATGCCATCCTCGAATCGGGTGGGGATTTCATCATCGAAAGCCCTGGCGGCGTGGTGGTTGAATACCGCTCCACCGGCGATTTTGCCACTGACATCGCCCAGTTGGCCGAGGCACCGGGCCTTGAATACCTTGCTGACCTGCAAGGCATGGACAATGTCGACTGGGAGGGCGTCGAGGAAATCTACGAAACCTGGTACGACCAGAGCTCTGGCCTTGGTGGTGGTGCGATGGCGCTTATTGCCATTGCAACGGCAGTTCTGACAGCGGGGATTACTGCGGGGCTGGCGGCAGGCATTTCTGGAACAACTCAACTTGCAGCAGGTGCAGCTGTCGAAGCAGGCATGGCGTCCATTTCTATAGCTGGAGCAACGTATGTCGGTACGGCCACACAAATTACATCAATGATAATGGTCAATGCTGCACTCGCAAGTGTCGCAGCGACAGCAGCGACCTCAATTGCGAATGGGGCTGTTTCGGGCGATATGCGCGGGGCATTTCAGTCGATTTTCTCAAGCAACACGCTAAGAAGCATTGTAATTAGCGCTCTGACTGCAGGTGCTACACATTCTATCAATCTCGATACAATCGGATTTGATGAGCTGGGCCAGACGCCCGAATTTGTGTCATCTCTTCTGGAAAAAAGTCTAGATGGTGCCCTTCGGAGTGGTATCTCCAGCGTTATCGGTGGCACGGATTTCAGTGATGCAATCGTTGCTAACTTGCGTTTCGCCGCGACCGACACTCTGTTGTCATCCACACAAACCGTTATCGGCGATCTGACAGATGGTCTTGGAGCGAGCGACTTGCCGGTTGCAAATATGGTCGCGCACGCACTTGCGGGGGGGCTCGCCGCACAGGTGCTGGGTAATGATTTTGCGACTGGTGCGGTCTCCGCTCTTGCTTCGGCTAGCGTAGCTAACGCCGGTTGGTTTGATGGTCTTGAAGCACACCAAATTTCAGCAATTAGCCAACTGGTTGGTGGGGTTGCTGCCCTGATTGCTGGTGGTGATGGAAGTGAAGTAGGGTTAGGAGCCCATGTGGCTCAATCTGCAGCTATCAATAATTATCTGACACATGCCAATGTGAACGACATGATGTCTGAGTTGCGTAGTTGTCAGGCGTCAGAAGGAGGGTGCTCTGATGCGGAAGAGAGGGAAATCGCGTACAAATGGCTGAATGTTGCTGTCGGGAACGATAAAACTCTTGCCGCGACTTGTTCTGATTTGGCTTGCGTTCAAGCGATGCTTGGCCAGAAGGTTGACCTGTTCTCCAATAAAGCTGCTGAGTTGCAGAGTCTCAGCCCTACTGTCTTCAGTATTTTGCATTCGGGTTATTCTTTTGAGGTTCTCCAGCCTGCTCTTGATCAAATTGATGCAAATATTCGCTTCAGGGAGGATTACGAGAACTACGTAGACGTTAAGTGTGGAGGTGTTGCCTCTGCTGCCTGTGCACAATCTCACTACGAGGCGTGGGAAAACGTTAACGAAAAACTCGAAGTTGTAGACAAAGCAAAGCTTGTTCTTTCTGTCGTGGTCGGTGGCGGTATGGCTGCCGGGCCCAAGATGCTTCAGGTTCTCAAAAACTGTGCGACAAATGTTGCCTGCCTCAATGAACTCGGCATCACCTTAGTCGAGGCAGGAGCGGAAGTCGCTGCCGGAGGTCCGCTTGCGGGTAGCGGCGGGATCGCTTTTGCAGCTGGCTCTGCGATAGTGCTGAAGAAAGGTGATGAAGTTCTTGGCGTGATTGATGAGACACTTGGACACCTTACTCATTTGAATGCTAGTAGTGAGCTGTTCCGCGCCTCAGATGGTAGTCTTTTAAGATTTACGGATGATGGTGAATGGCGCGTTCTTTGGACTGAGCAAGCCTCTAAAAAGACAGGCCTGACGGAAGATTTCGT